Within Diabrotica virgifera virgifera chromosome 7, PGI_DIABVI_V3a, the genomic segment TCCCATTTCATTTGACATATCAGATACCTTTGAATTATCATTTGTTTCCTTAGAAGCAAATATTATTTCTTCATTAATTTCCTTATAAATTTTAGCATTTGTTTGAAAAGTTTTTTCTATTTCCTTAGAAATAGTATCTATATGTATAGGTGGTTTTTGACTTATTTTCAGGTTTTCATCTtgacataaataaaaattttttatacagtctaaaccaattagaaaatcataatcaaaattATCCTTGTCAATCACAAAGACTTCAGTTTCTTTTTCTACGTCAAAAATTTTTATACTTAATTTGATCATTCCATTTGTTTTTTTAAGGCcattaatagtttttaaattagTACCTCTAGGATTAATTAGTctttcattatttattttcaacaattttgaatttattaatgagACATTTGAACCTGAATCATATATTCCAAAAATCTCAAAATTGCTATTCAGTACtaattttacttttattaatGGCAACACTAGCagtttttttgattttcattttgtagttCACATTCTATTTCTGAGTTGTTGATAAGTTGAATTTGACTATCTTTGTCATTGTGATTATCTTTTGCCTTATACCAACATGCTGATTCTAAGTGGTAACGTGTTCCTTTTTTAAGCTTTTCACAAATACTGCATATGTGTTTTTGTTCTTTGTATAATCTTTGGCTGGTTTTGTATtgtttttcttcaactttttctttaaaatctaagaATACTTTCTGTCTTTTACCTTGCTTGTTTACCAAGTATTCATTCTTGTTCAACTCACTAAATAGATGAGTAGTTGAAATCAATGAATATTTATCAAGTTTATTCATTATGTCGTCTGGCAAACCTAATACAATAAGGTTTATTAATGTGTCATTGTCGATTGTTTTATTTACTTCCAATAATaatctttctttttttgttgCATATTCTATAAGAGAACCACTTTGATATTTGAATGTGAATGCGTATTTGATTTGAGACCAACCTTTCTTTTCATATGCATCACAAAAgtttgttttccaaattttccaaTCTGATTGTACTGTGTATTTAATTATCATGCTACTGTACCAATCTAAACATTGTTTTTCAAGTAAGTATTTTAATGACTCTATTTTCTGTTCATCATCTATGATTTCAAATCGTTCGCACTCTCTCTCAAAGTCTTCCATCCACTGACAAGCATTCGGtatttttatagaaaatttttcaatcaaaaaacTTTCAGTTACTCTgcttaaattttttattgatgGTATTTCTTTTTCATAAGTAGCAACTACAGATTGTGTTTTCTCATCTAAATACTGTTCCCCAAATTGTAAATTCTCACCATCATCTAAATATATCTTTCTCATTTCAATATCTAATGGTACCCATAAATTTCTTTTTTGACCTCTTTTTTTCaaagaattttttacttttataaatACATTAGATTTCGCTAGGTATGTATGTTTATTTACCTGCTTGAATTCTTCTGGGAGCTCAAAAACACGTCCATCTGGAGTTTCAATTGCTGTTATACATATTTCATTCCTTTTTCCATCTGCGGATCCCTGTATTGTAAACTGGAACTTtaatttctccatttttttgaCTAGTAATGTCGTTTTGTAATGATATTTATAGGAATAAGGACAGCTGTGTTGCTCTAGaataaagtattttattaaaacatgttttaataCAACATTTACAATATTTACCTAGAATAAAGAAACGACATTTAATGTCAATATTCCCAATCTATGATTATTTCTAcaaataagtgaaaataaaagtttcataaatgcttgaCATTTCATAAATGACGACGTCTGTCAATCCAATCTCTTCTCAGCTAGTGACGGTTCGGCAGGCCAGGAGTGTGTTCCGAATTTCTAACGTTGGCTGACTGCGTTCCAATTTGAAATTCCAATTTGAGATGACATCTTTGAGCACAGCAATATTAAAATGATGAAAGTATAATATGTAGTTTCATTACATACAtatattggttttgttttttattttaattttgttttaatttcttAACTTGTCTTTTAATATctacgatttatctaatttcagaatattgtatgtgttactgttattttttttactctatgtaagctttgtctacaaaattgtaaaatagtttttaatttatggAAGACTATGTACTGGACTTGATGATGAGGCAACGAAAATATAAGCCTCGAACCCGGTTGTTTTACACTTTTTAacatcaattaaataaaaactcaaAGATTTCGAGTACTTAATTTATATCTTTtagtataatggactcgcattggcgaCCCTTTCATGATTTATCTTCCTCTGCTAAGAGCTCATCgacagatttttcgtaatcaaattgACGCTTTTTTCTCCTGGTTCGAATTTTATTTTCAGCTGAAAATTCGAatttatatcaagattttcttcaatttcattagcagtaattttcGTCAAGTCATAGCCAAACTTTCTGCgacttttcatttatttttatagtttctgacaacatttttacacaatctgacaaatttatacTATCTATTCTGATTTCTGAATCTTTGTtgacttcttctattatttcgaatGAGGTATCATATATTTCACAAACTTGAAATCTTAAAGCCTTAAATGTTTCAATGCATCTATTTGACTTGACCATCTAGTATCACTCAACGGTTTTAGagttgtgaaacatgttttttcGGAACTTTCGGAAAAAAGTGTAGAGTTCTTGTGTAATACAAAAAGggttgttgtttctgtagaagaagacgCTTTCTTCACTTTTAAAACTAAGTTTAAAGAGTGGTCTGCGCAGGGCACGTAAAACGCCCTCTGATATTTTTCAAGTGTTCTATTTTGCACACCCTTTATCTTATTCCTatgattatttttatgtattttgattttactgattttGCCGCCCCCCTtatgatgccgcctgatgcgactgcctcaccgcatcatagcaccgcacggccctgaTCAGAACCAACATCGATTTAAAAGCattctacaatgacaccgatattgtccaagaaattaaatcacagcgactaagatgggcaggccacgtgcacagactttataacgagagacttgtaaaactggtatgggaagagattcctacaggcaaaagaccactcggacgtcccagaatgcgatggagagataacatccaatcagatctccgaaaaataaatattccatttgaccctaggtcaggcccggccccaggggtgggcgaactgggcggccgcccagggcGGCGAATtcaggggcggcaaattttagaggacagccaatttttgaaattgaagaaataataacttatgtttttaatattataaaaaatcaatattttgaacAAGAACGGCAAAAATGCAACTAAAAACGAGAATTACGTAACTGAAACAATAAAAATTGCAAGGTTTATTCGACGGAATATCGACAACAGcgccttcttcttcatcgcataGAAATAGTAGGATCAGAACTAAACTAAATtcacttaaaattaactttactgaaaatggatataataattagaaacatatggctgaagctttgtccagccacgctaactaagtctccagctcatctacagtcaAAGCGACAGTGGGTAGAACTAGCAATTAGACTAGAATCGGTCAAAATCATACatgaagaaacacaaaaagttctaaattcagaaactggtgattggaaaaatgtaatacaacgacttatatcaataatacagttcttAGCACAACAGTGTCTTCCAGtgaggggcgattctgataaacattttcatcaaaacaattgtaattttttaagctttttgagctctttaaaaattttgattatgTTTTAGAAGAGCACATTAGAAGGATAACTAATGAAagtaacaagcagcatcactacttggAAAACGTATTCAAACCCAGATTATCCAGCTCCTCCAtgaccaaataaaaaaaaatataattttaaactttttgaaatcagcaaagtattgTAGCAAAATTTTAGATTGTATATCTGATATTGCTGGGGTGGAAGAGATGACTATTGTTGTACATTTTGTCGATTTAGGTTcttgttcacaaagtgttaaaattgaagagcactttcttggatttgtgcctgtaGTGGAAACCATTGGCTTGGGAGTTACAgaatgaactgggaatacctttagaagatatgagaggacaagggtatgataatggggcaaacatAGAAGAGAAGAACTTggagttcaaaacagaattttgaaaatgaatcctagagcattttttgtcccatgttctagccattcacttaacttagtcgtgaacgatgctgctaaaacctcacagtttgcagtttctttcttttccttagtgacaaaaatttacaactttttctcagcatctattcatcgttggactatgctgaaaaatcatatttctagacTAACATTGAAACATTTGTCCGAAACTAGATAGGAAAGTAGAATAATTGATGAAATTACTCCCAttagataccaaattgaagaaatttacgatgctcatgtagaaatcactgtgaataaaaataacgataaaatggttgctcatgaggcaagctgtttgaCAAATCAAATCCGcgattttacttttctttgctctgtaGTAATATGGTATAATATGTATATCAACGTAGTCGCGTATTCAGAGTATTGATATGGGAGCGTATCAAGGTAtaagtttattagaaaaatcgGAAATCTCTTTTAAGTCTCTCacaagtgatttaaaattccagggctatttgacagaACCAAAAGAGctcatcaaagttagaaattgaGAACCCGAAAAGGAGGCATAGTAATAGCCAGAAACaggaaagtgaaaagacaatttggTCATGAGCCTGAAGATGAAAGTATGGACCTAGATCCAAAGACACGATATAAAGttgacttctatttaaaaattatagacacaaccgttaATGCATTAAGTGATATATTTTAGCAAATTAAGAGtcatggtgaaatttttgagtttttgggtaTACAAGGGGGAGGGGGGCGGCGAtcgccgatcttgcccagggcggcataatccctagggccgggcctgccctaggttgatggaagaccgaacaaattggaagaaagttatacagtcagccaggacccacccagggttgtagcgctacgtgatgatgatgatatctATGCATTTGTCGCCCTTTTTCCTTACAAATTATAGAAGGATAGAATACAGGTGAAAGTAAGAATTTGTTACCAATCTAAGAAAGCTTTtagatttttgttttaaaatattatttagttAGAAATGGGGTTTCTTAGGTTTCGCTTATTTTTTGATAGATATCGCTATAGCGTCtatttacaaattattttttattaatttccttaCTCAACagttaaatttagtttttattcAGTGCTCATCACAGGCTGCTCTGATGATTCCAAAGAGTTGAAACATATGTAAGCAGATGGTGATGGTTTCTGAAACAAATGTTTTAAcggtgtttttatttttaatttattgatcCATGTGCTAAATGaggttttgtttaattttttcgtatataatcaTTCACACGATCTTCTAGAGACTTTATAGTTACAAGTTTATGACCTACATTCCACATGTTAAGCCATTTAACTTTAACAGACGTGGCAAAATTTATCACCGCGAAATATTAACTGAAAAAGCGTCCCCAGACAGGGTAACCGTATTCATGTTGtaaaaaatatatcttctttGTCATTCTTCACACTCCTCCTTACCCCAACTATTTACATCAAGTTGAAGTAAACGTTGAAACATTTTAAAGACGGGTCGAATTTTAGCGCATCATTTGGGTTTACGACACTTTAGCAATTTTGACAAGCCTATCAGAGTTTTGTTCGTTATGGAGGCATTTCTTGTAAGATGTACGAGATAAGTCGACAGGATCGTATCTAAACATAAATTGACTAGAAGTTTAAAGTTAAGTTAATATGACATCAATAACCATACTTGCGAGCAAATAAATCGACTCACTCGATGAATGATCAAATCaatcaaattaaataatttatttaatccctTTACACTGTAAATATACCTACAGATTGGACGtgtcaaaaaaaatgtataataagtatataataataagtaacaagctaaaactaaaaataattacaattacatataatataaaatatagtgTGTTAACATACACAACATAATCAAAGTCAAAACACAGATAACATACAAAAACactatttagtccagaaagccactgcgcatccgctaggaaaaatattctaattcggattttttgcacaatcctactcaaaaaggactccttttaacaaatttgcatgttgccaggaccaaaaggttgtcaaaaattttttaaacgtttttttttgtttttttcctaaaattatttttttatgcatggaaaaaagtttttttaggttttttggatcattccaaacagaaaaggtctttagtgacttttctctaaaaataatagtttttgacatataagcgattaaaaattaaaaaattgcgaaatcgcccatttttaaccctcaaaaactatgtgaaaaactgaaaatttgaatgttgccaaggtagacagatattatttaaacatcgattgataaaatcccgaaaagttttttgcaatacaatattcaaaactcctttgttttttaattgctaatcaagcgtgcgcgacactattttccaccgacagtatggtgcaaatgaaaggaataaattcgttatttcgtaaaccggcgactttaaggaaaaatcccgaaacaggtcgatttttatttttaagttatgatattatggcatatatggtatactagtgacgtcatccatctggacgtgatgacgtaatcgatgattttttttaaatgagaataggggtcgtgtgctagctcatttgaaaggttcttcaattctatattcagtaatataaacatttacataattatttatacagggtgtccaaaatttttttattaaattaaattatttgacaaaaaacgaagtagaaggacaccctgtataaataattatgtaaatgtttacattactgaatagagaattgaagaacatttctaatgagctaccacacgacccttattctcatttaaaaaaatcatcgattacgtcatcacgcccagacggatgacgtcactagtataccatatatgctaCAATATcataactaaaaaataaaaatcgacctgtttcggtatttttccttaaagtcgccggtttacgaaataacgaatttattcctttcatttgcaccatactgtcggtggaaaatagtgtcgcacacgcttgattagcaattaaaaaacaacggagttttgaaaattgtattgcaaaaaactcttcgggatttcatcaatcgatatttaaagaatctctacctaccttggcaacattcaaattttcagtttttcacatagtttttgagggttaaaaatggccgatttcgcaatttttccatttttaatcgcttatatgtcaaaaactatcaactttagagaaaagtcactaaagaccttttctgtttggaatgatctaaaaaacctaaaaaaaaatttttccatgcaaaaaaaattattttaggaaaaaaacaaaaaaaaacgtttaaaaaatttttgaccacattttggtcctggcaacatgcaaatttgttaaaaggagtcctttttgtgtaagattgtgcaaaaaattcgaattagaatattttttctagcggatgcgcagtggctttctggactaattacaCTACACTCAGTTCATAAGGCTGTCTTTAAATTCCTGGATGGAATAAAAACATCCATTTTCCAGTAATCTTTTTTGAAACAGAGTTGTTGAGTTTGAGTTCTTTAATTTATTGTTCTGGTAGCATATTATATAAAGCGATACCTGAGTTTAAGgtgagtttttttaaaaaattcagaataAAGTTGTCTTTATGCCTGGTATTGTATGAATGTTCATACGAAAATTTCAACAAATTGAATCTCTTCTTAAACACATATGAAActattttatagatgtaaatagaTGGGACTGTTAAgattttaaaatatctaaaagTATCTCGACACGAAGTTCGGAATTGTAAGTCGAATATTAGTCGAATCAGCCGTTTTTGAAGAACGAAAACTCGCTGTACGTCGCTGGATTGGCCCCATACtattatagtccatgtggtgagaccgctcccgtctaaaaaaaattttctgattcggtttctttgtggattcctattcaaaaatgtcccctttaaacaaatctgaagggtgcaggacggaatttttgggcagaaattgtttaaacaatttttttaaacaaatacaaaagatcatgttttttgctctggaacatatatttttagatttttttggtcgatataaacaagaaaggtatcttgtaatttttctcagaaatttatagttttggagttataggcgatttgaAATCtggaaaatgcgaaaatacgtattttcgaggcttaaaagctcatatttaaattagtatttttgaggttgccagatacttagattgaagactgaacattcagcttcaagattctgaaaaGTGATCGCGTCTACCTtgaatttataccgttgttttttaattgcaaaATATGCGTGTCTATCCGATTTTTTCCGGTGCGGCGcactccatttcaaaaatctcctattttcctccgaaaagtATTTTtcctagattctttgggacattctaaataacataagtttcttgacatttttctcgaaagttaatagtttttaagttataagcgatttaaaatccgaaaaatgacaaaaaaacgcattttcggattttaaatcgcttataactttaaaactattaacttttgagaaaaatgtcaagaaacttattttatttagaatgtcccaaagaatccagaaaaaatatttttcggaggaaaataggagatttttgaaactgaGCGctccgcaccggcaaaaaaatcggataaacacgcatatttaacaattaaaaaacaacggtataaattaaagttagacgcgatcactcttcagaacctgaaagctgaatatttagtcttcaatttaagtatctggcaacctcaaaaatactgatttgaatatgagtttttaagcctcgaaaatgcgtattttcgcatttttcagattttaaatcgcctataactcgaaaactatcaatttttgagaaaatctacaagatacctttcttttTCAGAATGAccgacaaaacttaaaaatatatgttccggagcaaaaaaacgtgatcttttgtatttgttaaaaaaaattgtttaaaaaatttctgcccaaaaattccgcccggcacccttcagatttgtttaaaggggacatttttgaataggaatccacaaagaaaccggaATATTGGAATATTACATTATTTGAAATACCGGAATATGCATAACAGTAATAAATTGATAATAATGTATTCCTGTCTAACATTTGTTTTAATGTCAACAGAAGATAAAAGCAATtgtataattttttacaagtatAGTTTATGTTTATCATATAGTTTATGTTTAATAGTTTATCATGAGTTTGTTACTATGACACCATTTTGAAAAtgcattaaaaacaatgtttattttctCATTGAAACCTTTTTCTGTAGAATCAGAGAGAATTATACACGTATCATCTGCATACATAAGGACCTTGCCTTCAGATATATAAGAAGGAAGatcgttaataaaaatttaaaaaattagtggacctaagacacttccttgtggggTGCCCATTTGCCCATATCTATCTCGTATGGGCTGGATAGTATATCATCAATTTTCACTATCATTTTCCTGTTTTTAAGAATAGACATAAACCAATCATTGAGGGGACCTCTAATACCTAAAGAACCCAATTTTTTGCTAATGAATACGTGATCAACTATATCGAACGCCATACTCAAGTCAAACATCAAGGATAAAAAAAAGGACTCTCATCCATCCTATCACTAATAAATTGAGTACACTCTACCAAGCTAGTCTCAGTAGATGATCCTTGACGAAAATCATGTTGATTATTACAGAGCAGTTTGAAACTCGATAATAATTTTTCAACTCTACTACTTACAGACTTTTCGATTATTTTAGAA encodes:
- the LOC126887965 gene encoding uncharacterized protein LOC126887965; translated protein: MEKLKFQFTIQGSADGKRNEICITAIETPDGRVFELPEEFKQVNKHTYLAKSNVFIKVKNSLKKRGQKRNLWVPLDIEMRKIYLDDGENLQFGEQYLDEKTQSVVATYEKEIPSIKNLSRVTESFLIEKFSIKIPNACQWMEDFERECERFEIIDDEQKIESLKYLLEKQCLDWYSSMIIKYTVQSDWKIWKTNFCDAYEKKGWSQIKYAFTFKYQSGSLIEYATKKERLLLEVNKTIDNDTLINLIVLGLPDDIMNKLDKYSLISTTHLFSELNKNEYLVNKQGKRQKVFLDFKEKVEEKQYKTSQRLYKEQKHICSICEKLKKGTRYHLESACWYKAKDNHNDKDSQIQLINNSEIECELQNENQKNC